One stretch of Shewanella sp. Arc9-LZ DNA includes these proteins:
- a CDS encoding helix-turn-helix domain-containing protein: MQLGHCRFSVDKGELINQETGVVWHLPRAELHVLTLLVEYQGKVVAKPLLESGHEDDSHLSSASVARAIFTLRSFLGPQYETLIETVKGQGYLLRHHRARKESSNKLARVVIRPLQALLVVIAVVSVSLVSLWWFNQVGHSINPTMPLSIETVSLNSGQQVDVILYSPSNTNNELLIGQGQLLTQSLLGCAETVWNKAFLSLSHDKQVLNITLRGDYLGQSIIRNLKISDLRQPKRFINSAWLEQVNICDSLPVRLASSHRSQGH; encoded by the coding sequence ATGCAATTGGGACATTGCAGGTTCAGTGTCGACAAAGGGGAGTTAATTAACCAGGAAACCGGAGTGGTGTGGCATCTTCCCAGAGCCGAGTTACATGTGCTGACATTATTGGTCGAGTATCAAGGGAAAGTTGTTGCTAAACCATTATTAGAGTCGGGTCATGAAGACGATTCACATTTGAGTTCAGCGTCAGTCGCCAGGGCTATTTTTACCTTACGCTCTTTTCTTGGACCACAATACGAAACGCTTATCGAAACAGTAAAAGGCCAAGGTTATTTGCTGAGGCATCATCGTGCCCGTAAAGAATCCAGCAATAAATTAGCCCGCGTAGTCATTCGGCCATTACAAGCTTTGCTGGTGGTCATTGCAGTTGTTAGCGTGTCGCTGGTAAGCCTATGGTGGTTTAATCAAGTCGGCCATTCTATCAATCCAACTATGCCGTTGAGTATAGAAACGGTGAGCTTAAATTCGGGCCAGCAAGTAGATGTGATTCTGTATTCACCTTCAAACACCAATAATGAGTTACTGATTGGTCAAGGACAACTGCTCACACAAAGTTTATTAGGTTGTGCTGAAACGGTATGGAATAAAGCTTTTTTATCGTTATCTCATGACAAGCAAGTACTGAACATTACCCTCAGAGGTGATTATTTGGGCCAGTCTATTATTCGTAATTTAAAAATTAGCGACTTACGCCAACCTAAGCGATTTATCAATTCAGCATGGCTTGAACAAGTGAACATTTGCGACTCATTACCTGTTCGACTCGCTTCATCTCATCGATCTCAGGGGCATTAG